Proteins from a genomic interval of Phormidium ambiguum IAM M-71:
- a CDS encoding glucose 1-dehydrogenase gives MKGLAGKTALITGASSGIGQAIAIRLAEEGCNIGINYRSNLEEAKHTEQIALQKAQAAGKNIKTLIVQGDVSKEEDVLRMVNSTIETFGSLDILINNAGIQTESPSHEVTTENFDRIIGVNLRGPYLCARETIKHFLATEKAGVIINVSSVHEIIPRPMYISYSVSKGGMGNLTKTLALEYADRGIRVNAIAPGATITPINESWTNDAEKKAIVESHIPMGRAGTSDEVAATVAFLASDDAAYITGQTLFIDGGLTLYADFREAWSA, from the coding sequence ATGAAAGGATTGGCAGGAAAGACTGCATTGATCACTGGAGCAAGTTCAGGAATAGGGCAGGCGATCGCCATTCGTCTAGCGGAAGAAGGTTGTAATATTGGAATTAACTACCGCAGCAATTTAGAAGAAGCAAAACATACAGAACAAATTGCCTTACAAAAAGCCCAAGCAGCGGGAAAAAACATCAAAACTTTAATTGTTCAAGGCGATGTTTCTAAAGAAGAAGATGTACTCCGCATGGTTAATTCAACAATTGAAACATTTGGTAGTTTAGACATATTAATTAATAATGCCGGAATTCAAACTGAGAGTCCTTCTCATGAAGTGACAACGGAAAATTTCGATCGCATTATCGGCGTAAATTTACGTGGGCCATATCTTTGTGCGCGAGAAACTATCAAACACTTTTTGGCAACGGAGAAAGCGGGCGTAATTATTAATGTTTCTAGCGTGCATGAAATTATTCCGCGCCCAATGTATATCAGCTATTCTGTCAGTAAAGGAGGCATGGGAAACTTAACTAAAACCTTGGCGTTGGAGTATGCAGACCGGGGCATTCGGGTAAATGCGATCGCACCTGGAGCCACCATTACACCCATCAATGAAAGTTGGACAAACGATGCAGAAAAAAAAGCGATCGTAGAAAGTCATATTCCAATGGGACGCGCTGGAACATCGGACGAAGTAGCAGCTACTGTAGCTTTTCTAGCCTCGGATGATGCTGCTTATATCACAGGACAAACGCTGTTTATCGATGGTGGATTAACCCTTTATGCTGACTTCCGAGAAGCATGGTCAGCATAA
- a CDS encoding mercuric reductase, which translates to MSNSAFQKVNISPMDEHNQKLISYVHPPDWVNPQPANCYDLVVIGAGTAGLVVAAGAAGLDIGLKVALVEKHLMGGDCLNVGCVPSKSIIRSSRVVAEMQNARDFGILPPENIEVDFPAVMERMRKIRAGISHHDSAQRFQKLGIDVFLGEGHFLQNNSIEVDDKILRYKKAVIATGARAVRPKIEGIEDAGFLTNETVFSLTQRPERLAVIGGGPIGCELAQTFHRLGCQVILFHKGSHLLNKEDVDAAEIVQNVLLKEGIQLVFDSQIERVIKTTEGKIIDYVSNNRKESITVDEILVGAGRAPNVEGLNLEAVGVEYDRKGVKVNDYLQTTNPKIYAAGDICMNWKFTHAADAAARIVIKNTLFSPFGLGRSKLSNLVMPWVTYTEPEIAHVGMYEHEAQKAGIEVNTIKIPFSSVDRAIADGEIEGFVKILHKKGSDRILGATIVARHAGEMISEVTTAIVNKIGLNGLSNVIHPYPTQAEGIKKAADAYRRTLLTPTSKKILGLLTKFP; encoded by the coding sequence ATGTCAAATTCAGCTTTTCAAAAAGTCAATATCTCCCCAATGGACGAACATAATCAAAAGTTAATTTCTTATGTTCATCCCCCTGATTGGGTGAATCCTCAACCTGCTAATTGTTATGATTTAGTTGTGATTGGTGCTGGTACAGCTGGATTAGTTGTTGCCGCAGGTGCAGCAGGTTTAGATATTGGTTTAAAAGTTGCTTTGGTGGAAAAACATTTAATGGGTGGGGATTGTTTAAATGTTGGTTGTGTCCCTTCCAAAAGTATTATTCGCTCCTCGCGTGTAGTTGCAGAAATGCAGAACGCGAGAGATTTTGGCATTCTTCCTCCCGAAAATATAGAAGTAGATTTTCCCGCAGTCATGGAACGGATGCGGAAAATTCGTGCGGGAATTAGTCATCATGATTCTGCTCAACGTTTCCAAAAACTTGGTATTGATGTTTTCTTAGGAGAGGGTCATTTTTTACAGAATAATAGTATTGAAGTTGATGATAAAATTTTACGTTATAAAAAAGCGGTTATTGCGACGGGAGCTAGAGCCGTGCGACCGAAAATTGAAGGGATTGAAGATGCAGGATTTTTAACAAATGAAACTGTTTTTTCCCTTACGCAACGTCCCGAACGTCTTGCTGTAATTGGAGGTGGGCCGATTGGTTGTGAGTTAGCGCAAACTTTTCATCGTTTGGGATGCCAGGTAATTCTTTTCCATAAAGGTTCTCATCTGTTGAATAAGGAAGATGTTGATGCCGCAGAAATCGTGCAAAATGTTTTGCTGAAAGAGGGAATTCAGTTGGTATTCGATTCGCAAATAGAGCGAGTGATTAAAACAACTGAAGGCAAGATTATTGATTACGTTTCTAATAATAGAAAAGAGTCGATTACAGTTGATGAAATATTAGTTGGTGCAGGACGTGCGCCTAATGTTGAAGGTTTAAATTTAGAGGCGGTTGGGGTAGAATACGATCGCAAAGGAGTGAAAGTAAATGATTATCTCCAAACAACGAATCCTAAAATTTACGCAGCTGGTGACATTTGTATGAATTGGAAGTTTACTCATGCCGCCGATGCTGCTGCTAGAATTGTGATTAAAAATACCCTGTTTTCTCCTTTTGGTTTAGGACGTTCTAAACTTAGTAATTTAGTAATGCCTTGGGTAACTTATACCGAGCCAGAAATTGCTCATGTGGGAATGTATGAACATGAAGCACAGAAAGCGGGAATAGAAGTTAATACAATTAAAATTCCCTTTAGTAGTGTAGATCGTGCGATCGCAGATGGTGAAATCGAAGGCTTTGTTAAAATTCTCCATAAAAAAGGGTCCGATCGAATTTTAGGAGCAACCATAGTTGCTCGTCACGCAGGAGAAATGATTAGCGAAGTAACTACTGCAATTGTTAACAAAATCGGTTTAAATGGATTATCCAATGTAATTCATCCCTATCCAACTCAAGCCGAAGGAATTAAGAAAGCAGCAGATGCTTACCGCCGGACATTGTTAACACCAACCTCGAAAAAAATATTGGGATTACTCACCAAATTTCCCTAA
- a CDS encoding TVP38/TMEM64 family protein, with translation MLKPKITDRHLKISTKIFRIAYVTIITAIFALAISATPALAQSANGGGLNPQEWLRNALQWIDSLGAVGAIAFILLYIIATVAFLPGSILTLGAGVVFGVVLGSFYVFIGATLGATAAFLVGRYLARSWVAKKIEGNHKFRAIDEAVGKEGLKIVLLTRLSPIFPFNLLNYAYGITGVSLKDYFIGSIGMIPGTIMYVYIGSLAGSLAKIGTEAQPANPSVQWAIRIIGFIATVAVTIYVTKIARQALEAEVLESESKK, from the coding sequence ATGCTGAAACCGAAAATAACTGATCGACATCTAAAGATCTCGACAAAGATATTCCGAATAGCTTATGTAACCATTATTACTGCTATTTTTGCCTTGGCAATTTCAGCTACTCCAGCTTTAGCACAATCTGCCAATGGGGGAGGTTTAAATCCGCAAGAATGGTTGCGAAATGCTTTGCAGTGGATTGATAGCTTGGGTGCAGTGGGTGCGATCGCATTTATCCTACTCTACATCATCGCCACCGTCGCATTCTTACCCGGCTCCATCCTCACTTTAGGTGCAGGCGTTGTCTTCGGTGTTGTCTTAGGCTCATTCTACGTCTTCATTGGCGCAACATTAGGCGCTACAGCAGCTTTCCTCGTCGGGCGCTACTTGGCACGAAGTTGGGTTGCCAAGAAAATTGAAGGAAACCACAAATTTCGGGCAATAGACGAAGCAGTAGGCAAAGAAGGGCTAAAAATTGTCCTATTAACCCGACTCTCTCCCATATTTCCCTTCAACTTATTAAACTACGCCTACGGCATCACAGGAGTTTCTCTCAAAGACTACTTTATCGGCTCTATAGGCATGATCCCCGGCACAATAATGTATGTTTACATCGGTTCTTTAGCGGGTAGTTTAGCGAAAATTGGCACTGAGGCTCAACCCGCTAATCCCTCTGTGCAATGGGCGATTCGGATTATTGGTTTTATCGCCACCGTCGCCGTTACAATTTATGTGACTAAAATAGCGCGTCAGGCTCTAGAAGCAGAAGTTTTAGAATCAGAAAGTAAAAAATAA
- a CDS encoding TVP38/TMEM64 family protein yields MFQLNPHRFYSILKLISIGGLVAMAIVTGKHFNIQEILYNSLTEIKSLGWLAPIGFIFIYNLATLLFIPGSLLTLKGGCLFGLFWGTIYVLIAAIFGATLAFLLGRYLSRSWVERQIANHPKFKAIDEAVKQEGWKIVLLTRLCPLFPFNLLNYAFGVTQVSLKDYVLGSFGMIPATVMYVYIGAIATDLATLNVSNSPTTKETQIAQWLIRGIGLIATIAVTVYITHIAKKTLDKSVVNETITHAETENN; encoded by the coding sequence ATGTTCCAACTGAATCCCCATCGATTTTATTCCATCCTGAAACTGATATCGATCGGTGGTTTAGTTGCGATGGCGATCGTTACGGGAAAACACTTCAACATTCAAGAAATTTTATATAATTCATTAACTGAAATTAAAAGTCTTGGTTGGTTAGCTCCCATCGGATTCATTTTTATCTATAATTTAGCAACTTTACTATTTATTCCGGGTTCGCTGTTAACGCTAAAAGGCGGTTGTTTATTTGGTTTATTTTGGGGGACAATTTATGTTTTGATTGCAGCAATTTTCGGGGCAACATTGGCATTTCTGTTGGGTCGCTATTTGTCTCGGAGTTGGGTAGAACGACAGATTGCGAATCATCCTAAATTTAAAGCGATCGACGAAGCAGTAAAACAAGAAGGATGGAAAATCGTTTTGCTAACTCGCCTTTGTCCGCTATTTCCCTTTAACTTACTCAATTATGCTTTTGGTGTTACCCAAGTTTCCCTAAAAGATTATGTTTTGGGTTCCTTTGGGATGATTCCTGCTACTGTAATGTATGTTTATATCGGTGCGATCGCTACTGATTTAGCCACACTTAATGTGTCAAATTCACCCACTACGAAAGAAACTCAAATTGCACAATGGCTAATTCGAGGAATTGGCTTAATTGCTACAATTGCCGTAACTGTTTACATAACACATATTGCCAAGAAAACTTTAGATAAAAGTGTTGTAAATGAAACAATTACCCATGCTGAAACCGAAAATAACTGA
- the arsS gene encoding arsenosugar biosynthesis radical SAM (seleno)protein ArsS (Some members of this family are selenoproteins.), which produces MIQHTVVSSSLDSSITPFHKKLNSSLKKVSISVLQINLGKRCNLACTHCHVEASPKRTEELSPEICDRLIELIYKFPQIQIVDLTGGAPEMLYGFKPIVEAAKANGKQVIVRSNLTIYFEPEFGDIPDYCAQHQLRIVASLPCYLEDNVDKMRGAGVYDASIRALQWLNRLGYGQDPNLILDLVYNPSLPNSEKFSLAPNQVNLENDYKKFLQEHFGIHFNHLLTITNLPVGRTKLYLERRKLYRDYLKFLESNFNESTIAHLMCRNELSIDYLGNVYDCDFNQMENLPATTRDGEKLTVAKLLAAGTLDLIEEIRTASYCYGCTAGCGSSCGGALI; this is translated from the coding sequence ATGATTCAGCACACAGTAGTTTCTTCGTCTTTAGATTCAAGCATCACACCTTTTCATAAAAAACTAAATTCGTCCTTAAAAAAGGTTTCTATTTCTGTATTACAAATCAATTTAGGGAAACGTTGTAACTTAGCGTGTACTCATTGCCATGTAGAAGCAAGTCCCAAAAGGACTGAAGAACTTTCTCCAGAAATTTGCGATCGACTAATCGAACTGATTTATAAATTTCCGCAGATTCAAATTGTAGATCTTACAGGCGGCGCACCAGAAATGCTTTATGGTTTTAAACCAATTGTAGAAGCCGCGAAAGCTAATGGAAAACAAGTTATTGTACGTTCTAATTTGACTATTTATTTTGAACCAGAATTTGGCGATATTCCAGATTATTGCGCTCAACATCAACTAAGAATTGTCGCTTCTCTTCCTTGCTATCTGGAAGATAATGTTGATAAAATGCGGGGTGCTGGGGTATACGATGCGTCGATTCGGGCGCTGCAATGGCTGAATCGCTTAGGCTACGGACAAGACCCAAATTTAATTCTTGATTTGGTGTATAATCCTTCTCTTCCTAATTCCGAAAAGTTTTCTTTAGCTCCCAACCAGGTTAATCTTGAAAACGATTACAAAAAGTTCTTACAAGAACATTTTGGCATTCATTTTAATCACCTATTGACGATTACAAATTTGCCTGTGGGACGGACTAAACTTTATTTAGAACGGAGAAAATTATACCGAGATTACTTGAAGTTTTTGGAGTCAAATTTTAATGAAAGTACGATCGCACATTTGATGTGTCGAAATGAACTGTCGATCGACTATTTGGGCAATGTTTACGACTGCGACTTTAATCAAATGGAAAACCTTCCAGCAACAACCCGCGATGGTGAAAAATTGACAGTTGCTAAATTATTGGCAGCGGGTACTTTAGACTTAATTGAGGAAATAAGAACTGCATCTTACTGCTATGGTTGCACTGCGGGTTGTGGTTCTAGCTGTGGTGGTGCTTTGATTTGA
- a CDS encoding response regulator, whose translation MSIITVPPNIQPKVSILIVDDQPDNLRTLSAILRDETYTVRQAISGKVALSAVQANPPELILLDIRMPEMDGYEVCSILKANPATRDIPVIFLSALNDVNDKVKAFKAGAADYITKPFQAEEVLIRIGHQLTIRQQEQQLLNQNKQLKQSQEVLQFQAEQERLMGAIILKIRQSLDKEVVFNTTVLAIQQLLKADRVLIYQLFNDRTGKVVAESVVSGFPNILGMTFSEEVFPLNYHQLYTHGRIGIINDISAKNIDIAPCLIKFVEQWGVKAKLVVPILVNEHLWGLLIIHHCSTSRIWLSSEVSLLSQLAGQILIAIQQAELYHEIQSFNNTLERQVYIRTLELQQSLNFEATLKRISDKVRDSLDSQQILQVAVQELAIAINAEVCDAALYSPDRLTSKIYYQYVAPGLPKTQGQEIQIQDAFEIYGQLKKGYCFAFCPTQTNLIRYNSAILVCPISNVKLEQSEVIGELWVFKSIGSSFSQMEIHLVQQVANQCAIALRQARLYEASQSQVKELERLNHLKDDFLSTISHELRTPVSSIHMVTNLLIGLTNQGASFIQETSQSDEKNNKAMHYLSVLQEESERELNLIEDLLNLQHIEAGVYATQPIAINLEDWLPHASESFEILTHDRQQTLQLEIEPNLPALVIDLRSFSRIFTELLNNACKYTPSGEEISISAYTKAKFFYLSIKNTGVEIASEELPYIFNKFYRIPNNDPWKYSGIGLGLALVKKLVEQMQGEITVESHDNFTQFIVQLPIC comes from the coding sequence ATGTCTATAATCACAGTTCCTCCAAATATCCAACCAAAAGTCAGCATTTTAATCGTGGACGATCAACCAGACAATTTGCGAACTTTGTCTGCGATTTTACGCGATGAAACTTATACAGTGAGACAAGCAATTAGTGGCAAAGTTGCTTTGAGTGCTGTCCAAGCAAATCCTCCTGAACTGATTTTATTAGATATCCGAATGCCAGAAATGGATGGTTATGAAGTTTGTTCTATCCTCAAAGCTAATCCTGCTACTCGTGATATCCCAGTAATTTTCTTAAGTGCTTTGAATGATGTTAATGATAAAGTTAAAGCTTTTAAAGCTGGTGCGGCAGATTATATTACCAAACCATTTCAAGCAGAAGAAGTATTGATTCGGATTGGACATCAACTGACTATTAGACAGCAAGAACAACAATTATTAAATCAAAATAAACAGCTAAAACAAAGTCAAGAAGTTCTCCAGTTTCAAGCAGAACAAGAGCGATTAATGGGTGCAATTATTCTCAAAATTAGACAATCACTGGATAAAGAAGTGGTGTTTAATACAACGGTTTTAGCCATTCAACAATTACTGAAAGCCGATCGCGTATTGATTTATCAATTATTTAACGATCGCACAGGGAAAGTAGTTGCTGAATCAGTGGTTTCAGGGTTTCCGAATATTTTAGGAATGACTTTTTCTGAAGAAGTATTTCCGTTAAATTATCATCAACTTTATACTCACGGTAGAATTGGAATTATTAACGATATATCTGCTAAAAATATCGATATAGCGCCTTGTTTGATTAAATTTGTCGAACAATGGGGGGTGAAAGCTAAATTAGTAGTGCCAATTTTAGTTAATGAACATCTTTGGGGATTGCTAATTATTCATCATTGTTCTACCTCTAGAATTTGGCTGAGTAGTGAGGTAAGTTTATTGTCACAATTGGCAGGACAAATTTTGATCGCAATTCAGCAAGCGGAACTTTATCATGAGATTCAATCCTTTAATAATACTTTAGAAAGACAAGTTTACATTCGGACTTTAGAATTACAGCAATCTCTCAACTTTGAAGCTACGTTAAAACGCATTTCTGATAAAGTTCGGGATTCATTAGATTCTCAGCAAATTTTACAAGTTGCTGTCCAAGAATTAGCGATCGCCATTAATGCAGAAGTTTGTGATGCGGCTCTTTATAGTCCCGATCGTCTTACTTCTAAAATTTATTATCAGTATGTTGCCCCAGGATTACCCAAAACTCAAGGACAAGAAATTCAAATTCAAGATGCTTTTGAGATTTATGGACAATTGAAAAAAGGTTATTGCTTTGCTTTTTGTCCGACTCAAACTAATCTCATTCGCTATAATTCAGCAATTTTAGTTTGCCCAATTTCTAATGTAAAATTGGAGCAATCAGAAGTGATTGGCGAGCTATGGGTTTTTAAATCTATTGGTTCGAGTTTTAGTCAGATGGAAATTCATTTAGTGCAGCAGGTAGCGAATCAATGTGCGATCGCCCTCCGCCAAGCTAGATTGTATGAAGCTTCTCAATCTCAAGTCAAAGAACTCGAACGACTTAATCATCTCAAAGATGATTTTCTCAGTACTATATCGCACGAACTGCGTACCCCAGTCTCAAGTATTCACATGGTTACTAACTTATTAATTGGACTAACTAATCAAGGAGCAAGTTTTATTCAAGAAACTAGTCAGTCAGACGAAAAAAATAATAAAGCAATGCACTATCTTAGCGTTTTACAGGAAGAATCAGAACGAGAATTAAACTTAATTGAAGACTTACTTAATCTTCAGCACATTGAAGCTGGAGTTTATGCAACTCAACCAATTGCTATTAACTTAGAAGATTGGCTACCTCATGCGAGCGAAAGTTTTGAAATTCTCACCCACGATCGACAACAAACACTGCAATTGGAAATAGAACCTAACCTGCCAGCTTTGGTAATTGACTTACGTAGCTTTAGTCGGATATTTACCGAATTACTCAATAACGCTTGCAAATACACTCCATCAGGTGAGGAAATTTCCATTTCGGCTTATACAAAAGCAAAATTTTTCTATTTAAGTATTAAAAATACAGGTGTTGAAATTGCATCAGAAGAACTTCCTTACATCTTTAATAAATTCTATCGTATACCTAACAACGATCCTTGGAAATACAGCGGTATTGGGTTAGGATTAGCATTAGTAAAAAAACTAGTAGAACAGATGCAAGGAGAAATCACAGTTGAAAGTCACGATAATTTCACTCAATTCATAGTTCAATTGCCAATTTGTTAA
- a CDS encoding PAS domain S-box protein, giving the protein MKRYFQETLARWHWYNCCQLFRKQSLLYWIPLLFGVVATFAVLGLWQQLLIYEKQFRELIAPKPFLMPKLVLISGLIGVWTLALAIYLAQRSYYHIQQTKKINQQLQAEVIERQKIEETLREMSSVLENAVSGISKIDVRGCYIYANKTYAKFIGYQPEELIGMSWECTVVPKEIEKMRAVYQQMLQEGRVEVETQGIRKDGSVFYKQLVMIASYDRPHEFVGHYCFMKDISDRKNAELALKKESLRSKTLFDLSMDGIVALNNRGDVIQTSPSFARMIGYTVEETLQLNVADWDAQWTKEELQTFINREEVIPLFETKHRRKDGSIYDVEISWNRVELDNERIHFCICRDISDRKRIEEERQKTEAALRQSEARFQAFMNHSPASAWITDANGIILYLSQSYVHTFLVPIENLVGKSIFEIYPQEIAQQFLDNIQTVARTQQVVETIEIAPRRSGEIGDFLVYKFPIPDSSGQVLIGGVAVDVTMQHRTEEALRQSEATKQAIIEAIPDLLIQMRSDGSYINFVSNSDFNTVDSERINQELNIYDVLPEELAKLRLEYTQKAVQSKNIQVYEQQLLIKEKNCYEEVRIVPLQQEEVLVMVRDITNRKQAEIELKHQKEILQTMFDHIPIMVVMFNQNNHVEFINPETQKVLGWSLEYWQQKNLLIECYPDPAYYQEVLNHISTANGQWKDFITLTASGQTLYTSWANVRLSNGYYIGIGQDITARKQFEIELQQAKEAAEVANQAKSIFLANMSHELRTPLNVILGFTQVMSHDLSLGVEQKENLQIIRRSGDHLLNLINDVLDLSKIEAGHTTINAYNIDLVALLHSLRSMFGQRAIARDLDFNFHIDPLLPQYINTDANKLRQILINLLSNAIKFTKRGSITLRVRVDRTQEGSKNLTEDGALSPNINKLIFEVEDTGNGIKEADLNLIFDAFVQAENGRGTTEGTGLGLTISRKLARLLGGDIVATSIVGKGSIFKLILPTQIATSAEIQFEPQDRQVIGLVPNQPKYRILVVDDQEENRLLLVKLLTQLGLDVREAANGQDAIAIWKEWQPHLTWMDIRMPIVNGYEAAKWIREQENIIARQIEEADVKNEELTVNLRNQRSIIIALTAHASQSDRDLALAAGCDDYISKPFQEETLFDKMAKYLGISYIYAENEPQITAQTEHSLADKLTTESLSVMSEDWIAELNYKALSCDQDAVLELLDRIPEAHSQLAAGLRQLTQNFAFPEIVKLANLPLNWDS; this is encoded by the coding sequence GTGAAGCGATATTTTCAGGAAACGCTGGCGCGATGGCATTGGTATAACTGTTGCCAACTGTTCAGGAAGCAAAGTCTGCTTTATTGGATACCTCTGTTGTTTGGTGTTGTTGCCACATTCGCAGTTTTGGGTTTGTGGCAACAATTATTAATTTATGAAAAACAATTCCGGGAATTAATTGCTCCTAAACCATTCTTGATGCCGAAATTAGTCTTAATTAGTGGTTTGATTGGGGTTTGGACTTTAGCATTAGCGATTTATTTAGCACAACGATCGTACTATCATATTCAACAAACCAAAAAAATTAACCAACAGCTACAAGCAGAAGTTATTGAACGACAAAAAATCGAAGAAACTTTGCGAGAAATGAGTAGCGTCTTAGAAAATGCCGTTTCTGGTATTTCTAAAATAGATGTTCGAGGATGCTATATCTACGCTAATAAAACTTATGCCAAATTTATAGGCTATCAACCAGAAGAATTAATTGGGATGTCTTGGGAGTGTACGGTAGTTCCAAAAGAAATAGAGAAAATGAGGGCTGTTTATCAGCAGATGTTGCAAGAAGGAAGAGTAGAAGTTGAGACTCAAGGAATTCGCAAAGATGGTTCGGTTTTTTATAAACAATTGGTGATGATTGCATCTTACGATCGACCACATGAATTTGTGGGACATTACTGTTTTATGAAAGACATTAGCGATCGCAAAAATGCAGAACTTGCCCTCAAAAAAGAATCGCTACGGAGTAAAACATTATTCGATCTATCAATGGATGGCATTGTTGCCTTGAATAATCGAGGAGATGTGATTCAAACTAGCCCAAGTTTTGCTCGAATGATTGGTTATACTGTAGAAGAAACCCTACAACTTAATGTGGCAGATTGGGATGCTCAATGGACGAAAGAAGAACTACAAACTTTCATAAATAGAGAAGAAGTAATACCTTTATTTGAAACAAAACATCGTCGTAAAGATGGTTCTATATACGATGTAGAAATCAGCTGGAATCGAGTAGAATTGGACAACGAGAGAATACATTTTTGTATTTGTCGAGATATTAGCGATCGCAAACGCATCGAAGAAGAAAGACAAAAGACTGAAGCAGCTTTGCGTCAAAGTGAAGCCCGTTTTCAAGCATTTATGAATCATAGTCCTGCTTCGGCTTGGATTACCGATGCCAATGGCATAATTTTATATCTCAGCCAAAGTTATGTTCATACTTTTCTAGTACCAATAGAAAATTTAGTTGGTAAATCAATATTTGAAATTTATCCTCAAGAAATAGCCCAACAATTTTTAGATAATATTCAGACAGTTGCTCGAACTCAACAAGTAGTTGAAACAATTGAAATAGCGCCACGTCGCAGCGGTGAAATTGGTGATTTTCTCGTTTACAAATTCCCCATTCCTGATTCATCTGGACAAGTATTAATTGGCGGAGTAGCAGTTGATGTCACCATGCAACATCGAACTGAAGAAGCCTTACGTCAAAGTGAAGCGACAAAACAAGCAATTATTGAAGCCATCCCGGACTTATTAATTCAGATGCGTTCTGATGGTAGTTATATAAATTTTGTTTCTAACAGTGACTTTAATACGGTTGATTCAGAGCGGATTAATCAAGAACTTAATATTTATGATGTTTTGCCGGAGGAATTAGCTAAACTCCGTTTAGAGTATACGCAAAAAGCTGTACAAAGCAAAAATATTCAAGTTTATGAACAACAGCTTTTAATTAAAGAAAAAAATTGTTATGAAGAAGTACGAATTGTGCCATTACAACAAGAGGAAGTATTAGTAATGGTACGCGATATTACCAATCGCAAACAGGCAGAAATTGAACTAAAACACCAAAAAGAAATCTTACAAACTATGTTCGATCACATCCCGATTATGGTAGTCATGTTTAATCAAAATAACCATGTTGAATTTATTAACCCGGAAACCCAAAAAGTATTAGGTTGGTCTTTAGAATATTGGCAACAAAAAAATTTGTTAATTGAATGTTATCCCGATCCTGCCTATTACCAAGAAGTACTAAATCATATCAGCACCGCTAATGGGCAATGGAAAGATTTTATTACCTTAACAGCTTCGGGTCAAACTTTGTATACATCTTGGGCAAATGTCCGACTTTCCAACGGTTACTATATTGGTATTGGACAAGATATTACAGCACGCAAGCAATTTGAAATTGAACTGCAACAAGCTAAAGAAGCCGCAGAAGTAGCAAATCAAGCTAAGAGTATTTTTCTGGCTAATATGAGTCATGAATTACGAACTCCGTTAAACGTAATTCTGGGATTTACGCAAGTAATGAGCCATGATTTATCTTTGGGTGTTGAACAAAAAGAGAACTTACAAATTATTCGTCGTAGTGGCGATCATTTACTCAATTTAATTAATGATGTTTTAGACTTGTCTAAAATTGAAGCTGGACATACAACAATTAATGCTTATAATATCGACTTGGTTGCCTTATTACATTCTCTGCGGAGTATGTTTGGGCAAAGAGCGATCGCTAGAGACCTCGACTTTAATTTTCATATCGATCCGCTTTTACCGCAATATATTAACACTGATGCTAACAAACTGCGACAAATACTAATTAACTTGTTAAGTAATGCCATAAAATTTACTAAACGAGGCAGCATTACTTTACGAGTTAGAGTGGATCGTACACAAGAAGGGAGTAAAAATCTTACAGAAGATGGCGCTCTATCTCCAAATATTAACAAGTTAATATTTGAGGTGGAAGATACAGGAAACGGCATTAAAGAAGCAGATTTAAATTTAATTTTTGACGCTTTTGTGCAAGCAGAAAATGGCAGAGGAACAACTGAAGGAACTGGATTAGGGTTAACTATTAGTCGAAAACTGGCACGGTTATTAGGCGGAGATATTGTTGCTACTAGTATAGTAGGGAAAGGTAGTATCTTTAAACTAATTTTACCAACTCAAATTGCTACCAGTGCAGAAATACAATTTGAGCCACAGGATCGCCAAGTAATTGGACTTGTGCCCAATCAACCTAAATATCGCATATTAGTAGTCGATGACCAAGAAGAAAATCGTTTATTGTTAGTCAAATTGTTGACTCAGTTAGGATTAGATGTGCGAGAAGCAGCGAACGGACAAGATGCGATCGCTATTTGGAAAGAATGGCAACCTCATCTGACTTGGATGGATATTCGGATGCCGATTGTTAATGGTTATGAAGCAGCGAAATGGATTCGAGAACAAGAAAATATCATAGCTCGGCAAATAGAAGAAGCAGATGTAAAGAATGAAGAATTAACGGTTAATTTGCGGAATCAACGTTCTATCATTATTGCTCTGACTGCTCATGCGTCGCAGAGCGATCGTGACTTAGCTCTTGCCGCAGGTTGTGATGATTATATTAGCAAACCCTTTCAAGAAGAAACTCTGTTTGACAAAATGGCAAAATATTTAGGCATTTCTTATATTTACGCTGAAAATGAGCCACAAATAACCGCTCAAACAGAACATTCCCTTGCTGACAAATTAACTACGGAGAGCTTATCTGTAATGTCAGAAGATTGGATTGCAGAATTAAATTATAAGGCTTTATCCTGCGATCAAGATGCGGTTTTGGAATTGCTCGATCGAATTCCCGAAGCTCACAGTCAACTCGCAGCAGGATTACGCCAATTAACACAAAATTTTGCATTTCCTGAAATTGTCAAATTAGCAAATTTGCCTCTGAATTGGGATTCTTAA